A window from Entomoplasma freundtii encodes these proteins:
- the potA gene encoding spermidine/putrescine ABC transporter ATP-binding protein, translated as MDNIIEVRNVTKEYDGRVVLKGISFDVHEGEFITLLGPSGCGKTTTLRIIGGFEKPSSGQVLFEDKDLLPIKINKRQINTIFQSYALFPHLNVFENVAFGLRNKKTKRAIIEREVMKQLRVVGLEGYEDKNVTELSGGQKQRVAIARALVMKPQVLLLDEPMSALDVHLRKAMQEELKRLQRELGITFIMVSHDQEEALSMSDRIVVMNDGSIQQIGTPEEIYNEPENLWVAKFVGVSNVIQNGIFVSDHHVKFDGKEFECVDTNFGIDEENIDIVIRPEDINLWKPNVGYFNGEVENAVFKGLYWEYEIRTKNRTWLVRTTEAKKVGEKVSLKWKRDDIHVMWKEIDQ; from the coding sequence ATGGATAATATTATTGAAGTCCGCAATGTTACGAAAGAGTATGATGGTCGAGTAGTCCTAAAGGGAATCAGTTTTGATGTTCATGAAGGTGAATTCATTACTTTATTAGGACCTTCTGGTTGTGGAAAAACAACAACTCTAAGAATCATTGGTGGTTTTGAAAAACCAAGTAGTGGTCAAGTTTTATTTGAAGATAAAGACTTGTTACCAATTAAAATTAATAAGCGTCAGATTAATACCATTTTTCAATCTTATGCATTGTTTCCTCATTTAAACGTTTTTGAAAATGTTGCTTTTGGTTTACGAAATAAAAAAACTAAACGCGCCATTATTGAACGTGAAGTGATGAAACAATTGCGCGTGGTTGGTTTAGAAGGCTACGAAGATAAAAATGTGACTGAGCTTTCTGGTGGTCAAAAGCAAAGGGTGGCGATTGCTCGCGCCTTAGTAATGAAACCACAAGTGTTGTTATTGGATGAACCAATGTCAGCATTAGATGTACATTTGCGTAAAGCAATGCAAGAAGAATTAAAACGTCTCCAAAGAGAATTGGGGATTACTTTTATTATGGTTAGTCATGATCAAGAAGAAGCGCTATCAATGTCTGACCGAATTGTTGTAATGAATGATGGAAGTATCCAACAAATTGGTACTCCTGAAGAAATTTATAATGAACCAGAAAATCTTTGGGTAGCGAAATTCGTCGGAGTTTCGAATGTTATCCAAAACGGGATTTTTGTTAGCGATCACCATGTCAAATTTGACGGCAAAGAATTTGAGTGTGTAGATACAAACTTTGGAATTGATGAAGAAAATATCGATATTGTCATTCGTCCAGAAGATATTAATTTATGAAAACCAAATGTTGGTTATTTTAATGGTGAAGTGGAAAATGCAGTTTTTAAAGGTCTTTATTGAGAATATGAAATTCGCACTAAAAACCGTACATGATTAGTAAGAACAACTGAAGCTAAAAAAGTTGGCGAAAAAGTTTCCTTAAAATGAAAACGCGATGATATTCATGTCATGTGAAAAGAAATCGACCAATAG
- the potB gene encoding spermidine/putrescine ABC transporter permease: protein MKTRKPSKKSLGYNEAELNAAITQEVKRRRSLKISEFSAKLAKTKTFNFTKGKVWPILLPFFIVMIFLIILPLVSILIYSLVKPTGNAQLFRITLENFVKMFTSKNIMVALLLSIAYAVAAALVAIVFGYPIALIMSEVKSKVLVKNMWILVTMPIWISMLLKVLGLKSFFYLLMPSAIGTPFAVIIGMVYMFLPFAIIPIYDSLEMRQIDLEEAARDLGMSSWKTFWHITFRSSLPGVLTAFTLVIVQAATSLIVIRYMGDGKINLISSIIESYFFKGNNFGFGAAISVVLTIFVFLLTLLIRWSSNRLEGKRGKNKWKNSSEPTILPL from the coding sequence ATGAAAACAAGAAAACCATCGAAAAAAAGTCTGGGTTATAACGAAGCCGAATTAAATGCGGCTATTACTCAGGAAGTAAAACGTCGTCGTTCCTTAAAAATCAGCGAATTTTCTGCCAAACTTGCCAAAACAAAAACTTTTAATTTTACTAAAGGTAAAGTCTGACCAATCTTATTGCCATTTTTTATCGTGATGATTTTTTTAATCATTTTGCCTTTGGTTTCAATCTTGATTTATTCGTTGGTTAAACCAACCGGTAATGCCCAATTATTTCGCATTACCTTAGAAAACTTTGTCAAGATGTTTACTAGTAAAAACATTATGGTAGCTTTGCTACTTTCAATTGCTTATGCAGTAGCCGCTGCCTTGGTAGCCATTGTTTTTGGTTACCCAATCGCCTTAATTATGAGTGAAGTCAAATCAAAGGTACTTGTCAAAAATATGTGAATTCTCGTGACAATGCCGATTTGAATCTCCATGCTATTAAAGGTTTTAGGGTTAAAGTCATTCTTTTACCTATTAATGCCAAGTGCCATCGGAACACCATTTGCTGTTATTATCGGGATGGTTTACATGTTTTTGCCCTTTGCGATTATTCCAATTTACGATAGTTTAGAAATGCGTCAAATAGATTTGGAAGAAGCAGCCCGCGATTTGGGGATGTCAAGTTGAAAAACATTTTGACATATTACCTTTCGTTCTTCTTTACCAGGAGTCTTAACAGCTTTTACGTTGGTGATTGTCCAAGCAGCCACTTCTTTAATCGTGATTCGTTACATGGGTGATGGCAAAATTAACTTAATATCTTCAATTATTGAATCTTATTTCTTTAAAGGAAATAATTTTGGTTTTGGAGCTGCTATTTCGGTAGTGTTAACCATTTTTGTTTTCCTTTTAACTTTGTTGATTCGTTGAAGCAGTAATCGTCTAGAAGGGAAAAGAGGAAAAAACAAATGAAAAAATTCTTCAGAGCCAACTATTTTGCCCTTATAA